Genomic segment of Veillonella parvula DSM 2008:
AAAGATGACTAACCAAATTAGCCTCACAGCAAAGCAATACTTTTATTGGTTCTTTATCCAACGTACGGGTAAGGAACTATTTGTGATGCGCTAATTAAGGATTATTCAACATTAGTTGCTTAGAATAGTAAAAGGGCTACCCGTATTAGATTACGGGTAGCCCTTTTTGTTTGCTATCCGTATGGTCAGCCCTACTATTCACTGTAGTTATAAGGAGGAATTATCATGATTATTACATTGAAACAAAACGCAGCAGCGGAAGAAGTATCCCGTTTACGCGGTGAATTAGAGGCTCAAGGATTCGTTATCCATCCAGTAGAAGGAACGCGATACAATATTCTAGGTCTGATTGGTGATACTGCATCTCTTGATGCCCGTCAAATCGAGTCTCTAGATTTTGTAGATAAAGTAACTCGCATTCAAGAGCCATACAAAAAAGCAAACCGCAAATTCCATCCAGATGATTCTGTAATCAATGTTGGTGGTGTCCTCATCGGTGGTGGTCACTTCGCAGTAATGGCCGGTCCTTGCTCTGTGGAAACACCTGAACAAGTATTAGCCACTGCTAAAGCATGTAAAGAAGCTGGTGCTACCATCCTTCGTGGTGGCGCTTTCAAACCTCGTACCTCCCCATACTCCTTCCAAGGTATGGGCCCAGAAGGCTTAGAGTTATTAGAGCTTGCTAAAAAAGAAACAGGTCTTCCTATCGTTTCTGAGGTTATGGATATCTCCCAATTACAATACTTTGATAATGTAGATATGCTTCAAATCGGTGCTCGTAACATGCAAAACTTCACGCTTTTAAAAGAAGTGGGCAAATTAAATAAACCAGTTCTTTTAAAACGTGGTTTATCTGCAACATACGAAGAATGGTTGATGGCTGCTGAGTACATCATGTCCGAAGGCAATGAACAAATTGTATTATGCGAGCGCGGTATCCGCACATTCGAAACTAAGACTCGCAATACCTTAGATGTAACAGCAATTCCTATGATGCATGAATTATCTCACTTGCCAATTATCATGGACCCTAGCCACGCAGCAGGTATGAGCCGCATGGTTCGTCCGCTTTCACTTGCATCCGTAGGCGGCGGTGCAGACGGCCTTATGATTGAAGTTCACAACGATCCAGCCAAAGCATTGTGCGACGGTCCGCAAGCATTGCGTCCAGACCAATTCACTAGCCTTATGAATGAAATTAATGCGTTACGCCAAGCATTGGTAGAATGCACTAAATAATCTTACATATCACACAAATAAGCTAGTATCCGTTATAATAGATACTAGCTTATTCTTTTAAGAAAGGAACCGTTATGACTCGCATCCATATTAACGCGTCTACACCATATGACGTTGTCATCGAGGAAGGCGCTTTACAACGCATCACCGATTATATTAAACCATTAAAACCAAATTGCCGTGTTATCATCGTCAGCGATAGCAACGTGGCGCCTCACTATTTGGACTCTGTGAAAGCTAATATGGAACATGCGGGTTATGCTGTTTGTGATTATGTTTTCCCTGCTGGTGAAAGCTCCAAAAATGCTCATCAACTCATCGATTTAGTAGAATACATGGCAGCCCAATTGTTAACGCGTAAAGATTTACTTATCGCTCTTGGCGGTGGCGTTGTAGGCGATATGGCAGGATTTGCGGCAGCGACCTATTTACGTGGTATCGACTATGTTCAAGTTCCTACATCCCTATTAGCCGCAGTAGACTCCTCTGTAGGTGGTAAAACAGCGGTCAATCTGGAAGCCGGGAAAAACCTATGGGGCGCTTTCAAACAACCTATCCTCGTTCTCTGTGATCCAGCTACACTCAATACATTACCTGAAATGGAATGGATTAATGGATGCGGTGAA
This window contains:
- the aroF gene encoding 3-deoxy-7-phosphoheptulonate synthase codes for the protein MIITLKQNAAAEEVSRLRGELEAQGFVIHPVEGTRYNILGLIGDTASLDARQIESLDFVDKVTRIQEPYKKANRKFHPDDSVINVGGVLIGGGHFAVMAGPCSVETPEQVLATAKACKEAGATILRGGAFKPRTSPYSFQGMGPEGLELLELAKKETGLPIVSEVMDISQLQYFDNVDMLQIGARNMQNFTLLKEVGKLNKPVLLKRGLSATYEEWLMAAEYIMSEGNEQIVLCERGIRTFETKTRNTLDVTAIPMMHELSHLPIIMDPSHAAGMSRMVRPLSLASVGGGADGLMIEVHNDPAKALCDGPQALRPDQFTSLMNEINALRQALVECTK
- the aroB gene encoding 3-dehydroquinate synthase: MTRIHINASTPYDVVIEEGALQRITDYIKPLKPNCRVIIVSDSNVAPHYLDSVKANMEHAGYAVCDYVFPAGESSKNAHQLIDLVEYMAAQLLTRKDLLIALGGGVVGDMAGFAAATYLRGIDYVQVPTSLLAAVDSSVGGKTAVNLEAGKNLWGAFKQPILVLCDPATLNTLPEMEWINGCGEIIKYGFLDVPGLLTQLENRPLIKHRSSVSGVIARCVQAKADIVEQDERESGVRVLLNLGHTFGHGIEKASHFEVHHGYAVAIGMVLMAQGAVKHGELNAEALEKLKALIKAHDLPTTTTISKEEILAAAKHDKKSEGTTIKIVVPTSYGHSELKVVTHEELATYLD